From Pedococcus aerophilus, one genomic window encodes:
- a CDS encoding DUF4331 domain-containing protein, with product MSSHREAPEVSKDPVADNTDVYAFVSPDRPDSVTLIANFIPFQNPQGGPNFYEFGDDVLYEIHVSNRGDARPDVTYQFRFTTKIRNQNTFLYNVGPIGSITDPNWNRPQYYSVTRVARGDRPRMLASNLTCPPVNIGPRSTPNYARFTDQAVHPIQGGRKVFAGQRSDGFHVDLGSIFDLGTLRPFQMAHLIPSATAAGVNGTQGLNVHSIAIQVPIRDLTRYRDKPRDPMEPRSVIGVWATASRQRSRVWDSEKGRYSWQGPWSQVSRLGNPLFNEVITPMAKKDTWNAKTPSGDKEFARYVAKPELAGLLPVLYPGVFPKLAKYTKDRADLLAILLTGIPKGVVPGFQNYTGPTQADMLRLNVAIPPTKNPNPIGLVAGDPAGFPNGRRIIDDVVAIELRAVAGATIPLVDPTYTPDAASGGLNDGTTNTNLPYLDSFPYLGNPAGGYQTKPGQPAA from the coding sequence ATGTCCTCGCACCGTGAAGCCCCAGAGGTCTCCAAGGACCCCGTCGCCGACAACACCGACGTCTACGCCTTCGTCAGCCCCGACCGTCCCGACTCGGTCACGCTGATCGCCAACTTCATCCCGTTCCAGAACCCCCAGGGCGGACCGAACTTCTACGAGTTCGGCGACGACGTCCTCTACGAGATCCACGTCAGCAACCGCGGCGACGCCCGGCCCGACGTCACCTACCAGTTCCGGTTCACGACCAAGATCCGCAACCAGAACACCTTCCTCTACAACGTGGGTCCGATCGGCTCGATCACGGACCCCAACTGGAACCGGCCGCAGTACTACTCGGTGACCCGGGTGGCGCGCGGTGACCGACCGCGGATGCTGGCCAGCAACCTGACCTGCCCGCCGGTCAACATCGGGCCGCGCTCGACGCCGAACTACGCGCGCTTCACCGACCAGGCCGTCCACCCCATCCAGGGGGGACGCAAGGTCTTCGCGGGTCAGCGGTCCGACGGCTTCCACGTCGACCTCGGCAGCATCTTCGACCTGGGGACGCTGCGCCCCTTCCAGATGGCCCACCTCATCCCGTCGGCCACCGCGGCCGGCGTCAACGGCACGCAGGGCCTCAACGTCCACAGCATCGCGATCCAGGTCCCGATCCGGGACCTCACCCGCTACCGCGACAAGCCCCGCGACCCCATGGAGCCGCGCTCCGTCATCGGCGTGTGGGCGACGGCCAGCCGCCAGCGCTCCCGCGTCTGGGACTCCGAGAAGGGCAGGTACAGCTGGCAGGGCCCCTGGAGCCAGGTGTCACGCCTGGGCAACCCGCTGTTCAACGAGGTCATCACGCCGATGGCCAAGAAGGACACGTGGAACGCGAAGACTCCCAGCGGGGACAAGGAGTTCGCCAGGTATGTCGCGAAGCCCGAGCTCGCGGGGCTGCTCCCCGTCCTCTACCCGGGCGTCTTCCCGAAGCTGGCGAAGTACACCAAGGACCGGGCCGACCTGCTCGCGATCCTGCTGACGGGCATCCCGAAGGGTGTCGTCCCCGGGTTCCAGAACTACACGGGACCCACCCAGGCCGACATGCTGCGCCTCAACGTGGCCATCCCGCCGACCAAGAACCCCAACCCGATCGGCCTCGTCGCAGGCGACCCCGCCGGCTTCCCCAACGGCCGTCGGATCATCGATGACGTCGTCGCGATCGAGCTGCGGGCCGTGGCCGGTGCCACCATCCCGCTCGTCGACCCGACCTACACGCCCGACGCAGCCAGCGGCGGTCTCAACGACGGGACGACGAACACGAACCTGCCGTACCTCGACTCGTTCCCGTACCTCGGCAACCCTGCCGGTGGGTACCAGACCAAGCCCGGCCAGCCGGCGGCCTGA
- a CDS encoding PAS domain-containing protein: protein MVTASREPVSVSAYRYRIAQQKWTLQPAFHGSGEPPAKLWFSTEEVAAMVHPDDRELVFAHFWARLELEEPFASAYRVLDRIGVPRLVLNTGQPYYRDGELKGLHGLLIDLGEAAGFEHPLLLTQDRFTTAAARVLMASLGLDEEDSSLVLRAMSCQAGMSDEDLARWFTRTLASRTGDESARESFVRQFLSSLGLPWTELDERRS, encoded by the coding sequence ATGGTGACCGCCTCACGCGAACCGGTGTCGGTCAGCGCCTACCGCTACCGGATCGCCCAGCAGAAGTGGACGCTGCAGCCGGCGTTCCACGGGTCCGGCGAGCCGCCGGCGAAGCTGTGGTTCTCCACCGAGGAGGTCGCTGCCATGGTGCACCCGGACGACCGTGAGCTCGTCTTCGCCCACTTCTGGGCACGCCTGGAGCTGGAGGAGCCGTTCGCCTCGGCCTACCGCGTCCTGGACCGGATCGGGGTCCCGAGGCTGGTCCTCAACACCGGCCAGCCCTACTACCGCGACGGCGAGCTCAAGGGCCTGCACGGGCTCCTCATCGACCTGGGCGAGGCGGCCGGGTTCGAGCACCCACTGCTGCTGACGCAGGACCGGTTCACCACTGCCGCGGCCCGCGTCCTGATGGCCTCCCTCGGTCTCGACGAGGAGGACTCGTCGCTCGTCCTGCGGGCGATGTCGTGCCAGGCGGGGATGTCCGACGAGGACCTGGCGCGGTGGTTCACCCGCACGCTCGCGAGCCGGACCGGGGACGAGAGTGCTCGCGAGAGCTTCGTCCGGCAGTTCCTGTCCTCCCTCGGCCTGCCCTGGACCGAGCTCGACGAGCGACGGTCCTGA
- a CDS encoding putative quinol monooxygenase, which produces MILIAVKFPIRQDRLEQWEELSTFYAKAVNEEPGCVFFEFSRSLNEPDTFVCIEGFRDGDAGKEHMAQDHVARFMQEMPDIVSAQPQIIYVDADEVTGFGPMGEIAPRG; this is translated from the coding sequence ATGATCCTGATCGCCGTGAAGTTCCCGATCCGCCAGGACCGGCTCGAGCAGTGGGAGGAGCTGTCCACCTTCTACGCGAAGGCGGTCAACGAAGAGCCCGGCTGCGTGTTCTTCGAGTTCTCCAGGAGCCTCAACGAGCCCGACACGTTCGTCTGCATCGAGGGGTTCCGGGACGGCGACGCCGGCAAGGAGCACATGGCGCAGGACCACGTCGCCCGCTTCATGCAGGAGATGCCCGACATCGTCTCGGCCCAGCCGCAGATCATCTACGTCGATGCCGACGAGGTGACGGGGTTCGGGCCCATGGGCGAGATCGCCCCCCGGGGCTGA
- a CDS encoding DUF1097 domain-containing protein, with protein sequence MKNYLGIAVSIGVLAAVWTQVSVSLELVTWVGFLAWACYFAAGTGRVGFTRGLAANVSGLVYGWLVAAFIGVATFEGSLAIAVGIVAALMCLQAAWPTLSFIPGAFVGAAAYFGTAFSFWPTLIALVVGALLGWTSGLLGARLQTAISGRAPVAEPPAGPVQATA encoded by the coding sequence ATGAAGAACTACCTCGGAATCGCTGTCTCGATCGGCGTGCTCGCCGCAGTGTGGACCCAGGTGAGCGTGAGCCTCGAGCTCGTCACCTGGGTCGGGTTCCTCGCCTGGGCCTGCTATTTCGCGGCCGGTACGGGGCGAGTCGGTTTCACCCGTGGCCTCGCCGCCAACGTGTCGGGGCTCGTCTACGGCTGGCTGGTGGCCGCGTTCATCGGCGTCGCGACGTTCGAAGGATCCCTGGCCATCGCCGTCGGCATCGTCGCCGCCCTGATGTGCCTGCAGGCCGCGTGGCCGACGTTGTCGTTCATCCCGGGTGCCTTCGTCGGCGCGGCCGCCTACTTCGGCACCGCCTTCTCGTTCTGGCCGACGCTCATCGCCCTGGTGGTCGGGGCCCTGCTCGGATGGACGTCCGGGCTGCTGGGTGCACGGCTCCAGACGGCGATCTCGGGTCGTGCCCCGGTGGCGGAGCCCCCGGCCGGGCCCGTGCAGGCGACGGCGTAA
- a CDS encoding NAD(P)-dependent alcohol dehydrogenase, translating into MSTMRAVQVVGYHEKLEMAEVPVPEAKGPWDVVVRIGGAGVCRTDLHILEGQWAEKSQVVLPYTIGHENAGWVHAVGSAVTNVKEGDKVILHPLITCGLCRACRSGDDVHCENNAFPGISTNGGYAEYLLTSARSVVRIDDSLEPADVAALADAGLTAYHAAAKAARRLSPRDTCVVIGAGGLGHIGIQVLKALTPARLVVVDRNRAALDLATSIGAHEGVLADGGQVDAVLGLTAGFGAEVVVDFVGENGSTAEGIAMTRQAGDYHVVGYGENVDVPTIDLVSTEKNVVGNLVGSYNDLQDLMALAASGAVTLHTQKYALDDFQQAITDLDNGNVRGRAILVP; encoded by the coding sequence ATGAGCACCATGCGCGCCGTCCAGGTCGTGGGCTACCACGAGAAGCTCGAGATGGCCGAGGTCCCCGTCCCCGAGGCCAAGGGGCCGTGGGACGTGGTCGTGCGGATCGGTGGTGCCGGCGTGTGCCGGACCGACCTGCACATCCTCGAGGGACAGTGGGCCGAGAAGTCGCAGGTCGTCCTGCCCTACACGATCGGCCACGAGAACGCCGGGTGGGTGCACGCGGTCGGCTCGGCCGTCACCAACGTCAAGGAGGGCGACAAGGTCATCCTCCACCCGCTCATCACGTGCGGGCTCTGCCGCGCGTGCCGCTCGGGTGACGACGTCCACTGCGAGAACAACGCCTTCCCCGGCATCAGCACCAACGGCGGGTATGCGGAGTACCTCCTCACGTCGGCCCGCTCGGTCGTGCGCATCGACGACTCCCTCGAGCCCGCGGACGTCGCCGCGCTCGCGGACGCCGGCCTCACGGCGTACCACGCGGCCGCCAAGGCGGCCCGCCGCCTGAGCCCGCGCGACACGTGCGTGGTCATCGGCGCAGGAGGCCTGGGCCACATCGGGATCCAGGTCCTCAAGGCACTCACCCCGGCGCGTCTGGTCGTGGTCGACCGCAACAGGGCAGCCCTCGACCTCGCCACATCCATCGGGGCGCACGAGGGCGTCCTCGCCGACGGCGGGCAGGTGGACGCCGTCCTCGGGCTCACCGCCGGCTTCGGCGCCGAGGTGGTCGTCGACTTCGTGGGCGAGAACGGCTCCACCGCCGAGGGGATCGCCATGACTCGTCAGGCCGGTGACTACCACGTGGTCGGCTACGGCGAGAACGTGGACGTGCCGACCATCGACCTCGTGTCGACGGAGAAGAACGTCGTCGGGAACCTCGTGGGCTCCTACAACGACCTCCAGGACCTGATGGCCCTGGCGGCGAGCGGGGCGGTGACCCTGCACACCCAGAAGTACGCGCTCGACGACTTCCAGCAGGCCATCACCGACCTCGACAACGGCAACGTCCGCGGACGCGCCATCCTCGTGCCCTGA
- a CDS encoding iron-sulfur cluster assembly protein, with protein sequence MTVLTHQRTVSGADLRRALDTVIDPELDEPVTDLGFVRSVEVDGVDVTVHLRLPTSFCSPNFAYLMASDAKDALSGVEGVGRVVVELDDHHDSTLINAGLAADAGYVGTFGHEAESSLDELRTTFRRKAHTAAAERVLTELLRSTPDLREEAVGQVRLRQLPAGRTTDALLRRRLALGLPDDPDSLVLVDHEGRGYPADEVPMALRRARSTRISIDGNAHFCRGLLRTRYEGSGADQAPRPDGAEPADHHHLIPLTLKEIPR encoded by the coding sequence ATGACCGTCCTCACCCACCAGCGGACGGTGTCGGGGGCTGACCTCCGCCGCGCCCTCGACACCGTCATCGACCCCGAGCTCGACGAGCCGGTGACCGACCTCGGCTTCGTCCGCTCGGTCGAGGTCGACGGGGTCGACGTCACCGTGCACCTGCGGCTGCCCACGTCGTTCTGCTCGCCGAACTTCGCCTACCTCATGGCCTCGGACGCCAAGGACGCGCTCAGCGGGGTCGAGGGCGTGGGGCGGGTCGTGGTCGAGCTCGACGACCACCACGACTCGACCCTCATCAACGCCGGGCTGGCAGCCGACGCCGGCTACGTCGGCACGTTCGGCCACGAGGCGGAGAGCAGCCTCGACGAGCTGCGGACGACTTTCCGCCGCAAGGCCCACACGGCTGCTGCCGAGCGGGTCCTGACCGAGCTCCTGCGTTCGACACCGGACCTGCGGGAGGAGGCCGTGGGGCAGGTGCGCCTGCGGCAGCTCCCCGCCGGGAGGACCACCGACGCCCTGCTGCGGCGGCGCCTCGCCCTCGGCCTGCCCGACGACCCGGACTCACTGGTCCTCGTCGACCACGAGGGCCGGGGGTACCCCGCGGACGAGGTGCCGATGGCACTGCGTCGGGCCCGGTCGACGCGCATCTCGATCGACGGCAACGCGCACTTCTGCCGCGGCCTGCTGCGCACCCGTTACGAGGGCTCTGGCGCCGACCAGGCTCCCCGTCCGGACGGCGCCGAGCCGGCCGACCACCACCACCTGATCCCGTTGACCCTGAAGGAGATTCCCCGATGA